Proteins from a single region of Deltaproteobacteria bacterium:
- a CDS encoding B12-binding domain-containing radical SAM protein yields MVQAGFDTRAPNTRERVLLVRTYESLKGGGPTPPIGLAYLASSVERQFGSDVDVRVIDSGLLGADDAKRVIAEFAPRWVGLSGMSCEIERMRWFARAAKELAPGAIVIAGGPHATIAWESLLRDPDFDLVSVGESEHTMVEVLGTGGDEDRLARIAGLASRRNGELVAPAHREMEPDLDELPFPSWGHVPLRAYAAFPNWNGTPREAAYAPIVSSRGCPYHCSFCHSIFGKRTRLRSAQNVFDEMVWLADAHGIREFHFLDDIFNLDVERASALCRLIIDSGRKFSLAFPNGLRPDIMTKDLVGLLRAAGTYRVQFGFESFSPRLQKETKKHLDIEKALDAIRWTSASGIITGAYFMFGFPTQTRAEALDTIEKAAASPLDVAYFFKATPYPGSGFFDAVAHDACDGGPAKSAAPGSLDEYTQHHFFSVDRSYGLLDARELNELILLAQRKFYLRIGRLWRGFRKAHNKRAFLSNLLAVFALVLQGMILTSLAAPSGKEKP; encoded by the coding sequence GTGGTTCAAGCCGGTTTCGACACGCGCGCGCCAAACACCCGGGAGCGGGTGCTCCTCGTACGCACGTACGAATCGCTCAAGGGGGGCGGACCCACACCCCCGATCGGTCTGGCGTATCTCGCATCGTCGGTCGAGCGGCAATTCGGTTCGGATGTGGACGTTCGTGTCATCGACTCCGGTCTTCTCGGCGCCGACGACGCGAAGCGCGTGATCGCCGAATTCGCGCCGCGCTGGGTCGGGCTGTCGGGCATGAGCTGCGAGATCGAGCGGATGCGTTGGTTCGCCCGCGCCGCGAAGGAACTCGCCCCGGGCGCAATCGTGATCGCCGGCGGACCGCACGCCACCATCGCGTGGGAGTCGCTCCTGCGGGATCCGGACTTCGATCTCGTGTCGGTGGGCGAATCGGAACACACGATGGTCGAGGTGCTCGGGACCGGGGGCGATGAAGATCGGCTCGCGCGCATCGCCGGCCTCGCCTCGCGGCGGAACGGCGAGCTGGTCGCGCCCGCACACCGGGAGATGGAACCGGATCTCGACGAGCTACCCTTCCCGTCGTGGGGGCACGTCCCGCTGCGGGCTTACGCCGCGTTTCCCAACTGGAACGGCACCCCCCGCGAGGCCGCTTACGCGCCGATCGTGTCGTCGCGCGGATGCCCATACCACTGCTCGTTCTGCCATAGCATCTTCGGCAAACGCACCCGCCTGCGCTCGGCGCAAAATGTCTTCGACGAGATGGTCTGGCTCGCCGACGCGCACGGCATCCGCGAGTTCCACTTTCTCGACGACATCTTCAACCTCGACGTCGAACGCGCGTCGGCGCTGTGCCGCCTCATCATCGACTCGGGGCGCAAATTCTCGCTGGCGTTTCCCAACGGGCTACGCCCCGACATCATGACGAAAGACCTCGTCGGCCTGCTGCGCGCGGCGGGGACCTACCGCGTGCAATTCGGCTTCGAGAGTTTTTCGCCGCGTCTGCAAAAGGAAACGAAGAAGCACCTCGACATCGAAAAGGCGCTCGACGCGATCCGATGGACCTCGGCGTCGGGCATCATCACCGGCGCTTATTTCATGTTCGGCTTTCCGACGCAGACCCGCGCCGAGGCGCTGGACACGATCGAGAAGGCTGCGGCCTCCCCGCTCGACGTGGCATATTTTTTCAAGGCGACGCCGTATCCCGGCAGCGGATTCTTCGACGCCGTCGCGCACGACGCGTGCGACGGCGGCCCGGCGAAGAGCGCGGCGCCCGGCAGCCTCGACGAATACACCCAGCACCACTTTTTTTCGGTCGACCGCTCGTACGGATTGCTCGACGCGCGGGAGCTCAACGAGTTGATTCTGCTGGCGCAGCGTAAGTTCTATCTCAGAATCGGCAGGCTCTGGCGCGGATTTCGCAAAGCCCACAACAAACGGGCGTTCTTGTCGAATTTGCTGGCGGTGTTTGCGCTAGTGTTGCAGGGCATGATCCTGACGAGCCTGGCCGCGCCGTCCGGGAAGGAGAAGCCGTGA
- a CDS encoding type II toxin-antitoxin system HicA family toxin: MSRVLKFRELIRILKKHDPRFEIWSGRGKGSHRMLYHPDIDGRAESFPIVFHGANNDLKPYIVKDVIERFRLPKDLFD; encoded by the coding sequence ATGTCGAGAGTCCTGAAATTCCGCGAACTCATCAGGATTCTGAAAAAGCACGATCCGCGTTTCGAGATCTGGTCCGGGCGCGGAAAAGGCAGCCATCGCATGCTCTATCACCCGGACATCGACGGTCGCGCCGAGTCGTTTCCCATTGTGTTTCACGGCGCCAACAACGATTTGAAACCTTACATCGTCAAGGACGTCATCGAACGGTTCCGCCTGCCGAAGGACCTGTTCGACTGA
- the bfr gene encoding bacterioferritin — MKGDEQVIDALNHALRSEVTAILQYFLHAEMCSDWGYTKLAAFVKKSSIEEMIHAEKLIERILFLEGHPAMAPMAPVNVGRTVPEQFKNDLALEHEAVKTYNGYVKLCSDKGDNVSRDLFLQLVTDEERHVDFLETQLSMVDQLGLPNYLVLQSTPAGAAGAADAGGGGA; from the coding sequence ATGAAAGGCGACGAACAGGTCATTGACGCGCTCAATCACGCGTTGCGTTCCGAGGTCACCGCGATCCTCCAGTATTTCCTGCACGCCGAGATGTGCTCCGACTGGGGTTACACCAAGCTGGCGGCGTTCGTGAAAAAGAGCTCGATCGAGGAGATGATTCACGCCGAGAAGCTGATCGAGCGGATCCTGTTTCTCGAAGGTCACCCCGCGATGGCGCCGATGGCCCCCGTGAATGTCGGACGCACCGTGCCGGAGCAGTTCAAGAACGATCTCGCGCTCGAACACGAGGCCGTGAAGACTTACAACGGCTACGTCAAGCTGTGCTCGGACAAGGGCGACAACGTGTCGCGCGACCTTTTCCTGCAGCTCGTCACCGACGAGGAGCGGCACGTCGATTTCCTCGAGACGCAGCTCTCGATGGTCGACCAACTCGGTCTGCCGAACTATCTCGTGCTCCAGTCGACCCCGGCGGGCGCCGCGGGCGCGGCCGACGCGGGCGGCGGCGGAGCGTAA
- a CDS encoding DnaJ domain-containing protein: MSARQTKKLPNYYEVLNVGSDATAAEVKDAFHRLALELHPDVNDDPADHERFRLANEAYRVLSDPTQRKTYDTMRLLDLGLPIGRLKEWFDDPIRMQGALNKIATVLAVASGLFRPKRGRDGRDLTIPASIGHADSYAGCERAFDYGREADCDACKGTGFESISTCAHCDGVGRLRSDYFPLVAKRCPRCETRGWIGETRCAACEGKGRVTGAHRVKVRMPAGVTDGYRLRVTGHGEAGSRGGKDGDLIVLVSVESRSDGRRQGNDWTVDHAVDFATAALGGVTHVPLPVGTLALRIPAGSWDGRRLRAPGRGFPDVRGGEAGDVFVTLRIREDTPGDEARRVLIDEYLRTVRSESTAPAGEFRGALERHFGIR, from the coding sequence ATGAGCGCGCGACAGACGAAAAAGCTGCCGAACTACTACGAGGTTCTGAACGTCGGCTCCGACGCGACCGCGGCCGAGGTGAAGGATGCGTTTCACCGTCTCGCGCTCGAATTGCATCCCGACGTGAACGACGATCCGGCCGATCACGAGCGCTTCCGTCTCGCGAACGAAGCGTATCGCGTGCTCTCGGACCCCACCCAGCGTAAGACCTACGACACGATGCGGCTGCTGGATCTCGGCCTGCCGATCGGGCGGCTCAAGGAGTGGTTCGACGACCCGATCCGAATGCAGGGCGCCCTCAACAAGATCGCGACCGTGCTCGCGGTCGCCTCGGGGCTTTTTCGCCCCAAGCGCGGGCGCGACGGGCGCGACCTCACGATTCCCGCGTCGATCGGTCACGCCGATTCGTACGCGGGATGCGAGCGAGCGTTCGATTACGGCCGCGAGGCCGACTGCGACGCGTGCAAGGGGACAGGGTTCGAGTCGATCTCGACGTGCGCCCATTGCGACGGCGTCGGGCGGCTTCGCTCGGATTATTTCCCGCTCGTCGCCAAACGCTGCCCGCGCTGCGAAACCCGCGGATGGATCGGCGAGACGCGCTGCGCCGCGTGCGAGGGCAAGGGGCGCGTGACCGGCGCACACCGCGTAAAAGTGCGCATGCCCGCCGGCGTGACCGACGGATACCGGCTGCGCGTGACGGGACACGGCGAGGCGGGATCGCGCGGCGGCAAGGACGGCGATCTGATCGTGCTCGTCTCGGTCGAATCGCGGTCCGATGGACGTCGGCAGGGCAACGACTGGACGGTCGATCACGCGGTGGACTTCGCCACGGCGGCGCTGGGGGGCGTGACGCACGTGCCGCTGCCGGTGGGGACGCTGGCGCTGCGCATTCCCGCGGGATCGTGGGATGGACGTCGGCTGCGCGCCCCCGGGCGCGGGTTCCCCGACGTGCGCGGCGGCGAAGCGGGAGACGTCTTCGTCACGCTGCGCATCCGGGAGGATACACCTGGGGACGAGGCTCGGCGCGTCCTGATCGACGAATATCTGCGGACCGTGCGCAGCGAATCGACCGCTCCCGCGGGCGAGTTTCGAGGAGCGCTGGAGAGACACTTTGGAATCCGGTAA
- a CDS encoding ABC transporter substrate-binding protein, translating to MESGKARPARRTVAFVGLVALAFALAGCATVPTKPSMTDEQVNEIFQKAEAYYRNHFYDKALVLFVQAYEADPKGGFADNALYKIAGTHMRRSEPEKAVVYFAQLQSDFPTSPYAEEALYNLGYCYFQMGDAQRAFDTYKLYLARNSARNKNRARALAAQSLVKLGRAEEAIGYWATAAQSETDAGQVVEILQQVKDTVDREIPGDRLAQVVGDAPEGVVRDYLRYRAGQDAASAGRTDEARTMLGAIDFRRAKYRFYQQARDAQAALGRASGSKPSVTVVAPEGGARDPNMPRPSSDKLVIGVVLPLSGPLSIYGDQALHGILVGVERFGDSPGVPRIEVVIRDSEGDGETAARRVAELAADSRVVAVIGALLVKEAEATASAAEEHEIPLIALSRKEDLLADKAWVVRNAVTFADQARALIRYAKTYQGAGSFGVMHPESEFGQAFADAFEQALAEEDLGSVVTTSYPENTTDWRAQARRVLGAKPDALFIPDNADRVALLAPQLVYFGVKDITLLGPSSWNQDDLAKKAGAYLRRAAIADGFFARAADANVQNFVGMYADKFAETPTLLSALGYDSVGLVARVAASGSTDNRAALRRGLSLIHAWSGATGDTSINAAGECRKSLYILRVGDDAIEEMY from the coding sequence TTGGAATCCGGTAAAGCCCGCCCGGCGCGGCGCACCGTCGCGTTCGTGGGGCTCGTCGCGCTCGCGTTCGCGTTGGCGGGCTGCGCGACGGTTCCCACCAAACCCTCGATGACCGACGAGCAGGTCAACGAGATTTTTCAGAAGGCCGAGGCGTATTACCGCAATCATTTTTACGACAAGGCGCTCGTGCTTTTCGTGCAGGCGTACGAGGCCGACCCCAAGGGCGGCTTCGCGGACAACGCGCTCTACAAGATCGCCGGCACGCATATGCGTCGGAGCGAACCCGAAAAGGCGGTCGTCTATTTCGCGCAGTTGCAGTCGGATTTTCCGACGAGTCCCTACGCCGAGGAGGCGCTCTACAACCTGGGCTACTGCTACTTTCAGATGGGCGACGCCCAACGCGCCTTCGACACGTACAAGCTCTACCTCGCGCGCAACTCGGCGCGGAACAAGAACCGCGCCCGCGCGTTGGCGGCGCAGTCGCTGGTGAAGCTGGGCCGCGCCGAAGAGGCGATCGGCTACTGGGCGACGGCGGCGCAGTCGGAAACGGACGCGGGACAGGTCGTCGAGATCCTGCAGCAGGTCAAGGATACGGTGGACCGCGAGATCCCCGGCGACCGGCTCGCTCAAGTGGTGGGTGACGCGCCCGAGGGCGTCGTGCGCGACTACCTGCGTTATCGGGCCGGGCAGGACGCGGCGTCGGCGGGCCGGACCGACGAGGCGCGGACGATGCTCGGGGCGATCGACTTTCGCCGCGCGAAGTACCGTTTTTATCAGCAGGCGCGCGACGCGCAGGCGGCGCTCGGCCGTGCGTCGGGATCGAAGCCGAGCGTCACGGTGGTCGCACCCGAGGGCGGCGCGCGTGACCCGAACATGCCGCGTCCGTCGTCGGACAAACTCGTCATCGGCGTGGTGCTGCCGCTCTCGGGGCCGCTGTCGATCTACGGCGATCAGGCGTTGCACGGCATCCTCGTCGGCGTGGAACGCTTCGGCGATTCTCCGGGCGTGCCGCGCATCGAGGTCGTGATCCGCGACAGCGAGGGTGACGGCGAGACGGCGGCGAGACGCGTGGCCGAGCTCGCCGCGGATTCGCGTGTCGTGGCGGTGATCGGCGCGTTGCTCGTGAAAGAGGCCGAAGCCACCGCGTCCGCGGCCGAGGAGCATGAGATCCCGCTGATTGCCCTGTCGCGCAAGGAAGATCTGCTCGCCGACAAGGCGTGGGTGGTGCGCAACGCGGTGACCTTCGCCGATCAGGCGCGCGCGCTGATCCGCTACGCGAAGACATATCAGGGCGCGGGCAGCTTCGGCGTCATGCACCCGGAAAGCGAGTTCGGCCAGGCGTTCGCCGATGCGTTCGAACAGGCGCTGGCCGAGGAAGACCTCGGGTCCGTCGTCACGACGTCGTACCCGGAGAACACGACCGACTGGCGGGCGCAGGCCCGGCGCGTGCTGGGCGCGAAACCCGACGCCCTGTTCATTCCCGACAATGCGGATCGCGTCGCCCTGCTCGCGCCGCAGCTCGTGTACTTCGGCGTCAAGGACATCACGTTGCTCGGTCCCTCGTCCTGGAATCAGGACGATCTGGCGAAAAAGGCCGGAGCGTACCTGCGTCGCGCGGCGATCGCCGACGGGTTCTTCGCCCGGGCGGCCGACGCGAACGTGCAGAACTTCGTTGGGATGTACGCCGACAAATTCGCCGAAACCCCGACGCTGCTCTCGGCGCTCGGCTACGACAGCGTTGGGCTCGTCGCGCGGGTCGCGGCGTCGGGAAGCACGGACAATCGAGCCGCGCTGCGACGCGGCTTGTCGCTCATCCACGCCTGGTCGGGCGCGACGGGCGACACATCCATCAACGCCGCCGGCGAGTGCCGCAAGTCGCTCTACATCCTGCGCGTCGGCGACGACGCGATCGAAGAGATGTACTGA